One Roseimicrobium gellanilyticum DNA window includes the following coding sequences:
- a CDS encoding CesT family type III secretion system chaperone, whose product MDYSSAVTELNERLNQLNLPALDGDGRCMIRGPQGNRFMLELAPEGEFFSFYAPLRQVKENGNRAALFEAALTMNLMPDFIGGASFAFDPRTSSIVLSQPIDLANLDTESLTMAMSAFSLASHMAQEALSGTPN is encoded by the coding sequence ATGGACTACTCCTCCGCCGTCACCGAGCTCAATGAGCGATTGAACCAACTCAACTTGCCGGCGCTCGATGGTGACGGCAGGTGCATGATTCGTGGCCCGCAAGGAAATCGCTTCATGTTGGAACTCGCCCCAGAGGGCGAGTTTTTCAGTTTTTATGCACCGTTGCGACAGGTGAAGGAAAATGGGAACAGGGCCGCCCTCTTTGAAGCGGCTCTCACCATGAATCTCATGCCTGACTTCATCGGCGGCGCATCCTTCGCGTTCGATCCTCGAACAAGCTCCATTGTTCTCAGCCAGCCCATTGATCTGGCGAACCTCGACACGGAGTCCCTCACCATGGCAATGTCCGCCTTCTCGCTGGCAAGCCACATGGCACAAGAGGCCCTCTCCGGAACCCCCAACTGA
- a CDS encoding PVC-type heme-binding CxxCH protein — translation MHSCTHRFLLSALALAATTAVTLVPGTLFSQAPPASAEPPKVNDATMQVTLFAQEPLVQQPIGMTFTKDGKLLVIQSNTHFPPKGFTGPKTDRILWLQDKDGDGKAEKAEVFFQDSVMTMDIATAPDGAIYLATRDEILRLRDDDGDGKPEKVDRKLVFLETTGRYPHNGLSGLAFDEKGGLYFGMGENLGAAYTLIGADGVKHSDQGEGGNVFHITLDGGKLRRVANGFWNPFGMCVDTDGNIFATDNDPDSRPPNRLHHIIEGGDYGYKFRYGRSGLHPFVAWNGELPGTLPMLAGTGEAACDVIYYAPSPAKDFRGLPAQWHGQLLVASWVDHTVEAYTLPDREHAYDGAKKKVLVHGGQDFRPVAFAVAADGSIYLSDWVKRDYELHGYGRVWRISAKEAHELKAPLAAKSGITWKQEQLSKILNKEKVTPLEATDRLNDANPWRFSTAVTRLGRDTDLLWIMKDKRLSYPRQRQGLLLAVQQDAARTNAEPIIPPQKFLEDEDPTVQLLALKWISDVRYAPSRSAVEKFLVNPELTPALFYGGITALSRIDSAEVKEADLVKMLKQRITDPATPARLKRTALEILPDRERQLLAKDLEPLLSEGDTTFQEWVTHVLGALRDNNREPLLRKLAFDEKRSSSVRVAALMYLTLTDADKPALDAIKTDGDKALARAKEVAAPSYLPVAPPATRPPLQDIEAWEKYLAKVPGKPDLANGRTVFLSPRQGGCAMCHRAEGLGNVAGPNLSTIGSAKTSNYILESLLQPNRSVAPQFECYVLATSDGQTRTVFQLAERGNFHTYIGLDGHAFEVQIQDILKRDHFPLSIMPEGLVAKLTDEEVRDLVAYLRERK, via the coding sequence ATGCACTCCTGCACCCATCGATTTCTCCTGTCCGCCCTCGCTCTGGCCGCTACCACCGCAGTGACACTGGTGCCGGGCACGCTCTTTTCCCAGGCGCCGCCGGCCTCCGCGGAACCACCCAAGGTGAATGACGCCACCATGCAGGTGACGCTCTTTGCCCAGGAGCCTCTGGTGCAGCAGCCCATTGGCATGACCTTCACAAAGGATGGCAAGCTGCTCGTCATCCAAAGCAACACACACTTCCCTCCCAAGGGCTTCACGGGGCCGAAGACGGACCGCATTCTCTGGCTGCAGGACAAGGATGGCGATGGCAAGGCCGAGAAGGCGGAGGTGTTCTTCCAGGACTCGGTCATGACCATGGACATCGCCACGGCGCCAGATGGAGCCATCTACCTCGCTACGCGAGATGAAATCCTGCGCCTGCGCGATGACGATGGCGATGGCAAGCCTGAGAAGGTGGATCGCAAGCTGGTGTTCCTGGAAACAACGGGACGCTATCCTCACAATGGTCTCAGTGGTCTGGCCTTCGATGAGAAGGGCGGCCTCTACTTCGGCATGGGAGAGAATCTCGGCGCCGCGTACACACTCATCGGCGCGGATGGGGTGAAGCACAGCGACCAGGGCGAGGGCGGGAACGTCTTCCACATCACTCTGGATGGCGGGAAGCTGCGCCGCGTGGCCAATGGCTTCTGGAATCCCTTTGGTATGTGCGTGGACACGGATGGAAACATCTTTGCCACGGACAACGACCCGGACTCTCGCCCGCCGAACCGCCTGCATCACATCATCGAAGGCGGCGACTACGGGTACAAGTTCCGCTATGGCCGCAGCGGGTTGCATCCCTTCGTGGCGTGGAATGGCGAGCTGCCCGGCACCCTGCCCATGCTCGCAGGCACCGGTGAAGCTGCGTGCGATGTGATCTACTATGCCCCATCCCCCGCCAAGGACTTCCGCGGCCTGCCGGCCCAATGGCATGGGCAGCTGCTGGTAGCCTCATGGGTGGACCACACCGTGGAAGCTTACACACTACCGGATCGGGAGCATGCGTATGATGGAGCGAAGAAGAAGGTGCTCGTGCACGGTGGTCAGGATTTCCGCCCCGTGGCCTTCGCCGTGGCGGCGGATGGTTCCATCTACCTCTCCGACTGGGTGAAGCGCGATTATGAACTCCACGGCTACGGCCGCGTGTGGCGCATCTCCGCCAAGGAGGCTCATGAACTCAAGGCCCCGCTCGCCGCGAAGTCCGGCATCACCTGGAAGCAGGAGCAGCTCAGCAAGATCCTGAACAAGGAGAAGGTCACCCCGCTGGAAGCCACCGACCGGCTGAATGATGCGAACCCGTGGCGATTCTCCACGGCTGTCACGCGATTGGGACGTGACACAGATCTGCTCTGGATCATGAAGGACAAGCGTCTCTCCTACCCGCGTCAGCGTCAGGGATTGCTGCTCGCGGTCCAGCAAGATGCTGCGCGGACGAATGCGGAACCCATCATCCCGCCGCAGAAGTTTCTCGAAGATGAAGACCCCACGGTGCAGCTACTCGCGCTGAAGTGGATCTCGGATGTGCGCTACGCGCCCTCACGGAGTGCCGTGGAGAAGTTCCTCGTAAACCCTGAACTCACACCGGCACTCTTCTACGGTGGTATCACCGCTCTGAGTCGCATCGACTCCGCGGAAGTGAAGGAAGCGGACCTGGTGAAGATGCTGAAGCAGCGCATCACAGACCCTGCCACGCCGGCACGACTCAAGCGCACGGCGCTGGAGATTCTGCCGGATCGTGAGCGCCAGCTCCTGGCGAAGGATCTGGAGCCGTTGCTCTCCGAGGGCGACACGACCTTCCAGGAGTGGGTGACGCATGTGCTCGGCGCCCTGCGCGACAACAACCGCGAACCCTTGCTGCGCAAGCTGGCCTTCGATGAGAAGCGCTCCTCCTCCGTGCGAGTAGCCGCGCTGATGTATCTCACGCTCACCGATGCGGACAAACCCGCGCTGGATGCCATCAAGACCGACGGCGACAAGGCGCTCGCGCGTGCGAAGGAAGTGGCTGCACCAAGTTATCTGCCGGTGGCTCCTCCTGCGACGCGTCCTCCGCTTCAAGATATCGAAGCTTGGGAGAAGTATCTCGCCAAGGTGCCGGGCAAGCCGGATCTCGCGAATGGTCGCACGGTATTCCTGAGCCCTCGCCAGGGCGGCTGTGCCATGTGCCATCGCGCAGAAGGATTGGGAAATGTCGCTGGACCCAATCTCTCCACCATCGGCTCCGCAAAGACCTCCAACTATATCCTGGAATCCCTGCTCCAGCCGAACCGGAGCGTGGCTCCGCAGTTTGAGTGTTACGTACTCGCCACCTCCGATGGCCAGACGCGCACCGTCTTCCAACTCGCCGAGCGCGGAAACTTCCACACCTACATCGGCCTCGATGGCCACGCCTTCGAAGTACAGATCCAGGACATCCTCAAGCGCGACCACTTCCCCCTCTCCATCATGCCGGAAGGCTTGGTGGCGAAGCTGACCGATGAGGAAGTGCGGGACCTGGTGGCCTATTTAAGGGAGAGGAAGTAG
- a CDS encoding thioredoxin family protein, whose amino-acid sequence MAEVPSTRILPLGAPAPDFSLPEPGAELVTLADVREPKGLIVAFLCNHCPFVLHLAKHLGEFAAICEAKGVGFVGISSNDVSRYPADSPEKMQAMVKTYDWTFPYLYDETQSVAQAYRAACTPDFYVFDHELRLTYCGQFDDSRPKNGKPVTGDSLRAAVQALLDGSPPLAEQRPSTGCNIKWKPGNEPSWYAS is encoded by the coding sequence ATGGCTGAAGTCCCTTCCACCCGCATCCTGCCTCTCGGAGCTCCCGCGCCGGATTTTTCCCTGCCTGAGCCCGGAGCAGAGCTTGTGACGCTCGCGGATGTCCGGGAACCCAAGGGCCTCATCGTCGCTTTCCTCTGCAATCACTGCCCTTTCGTGCTGCACCTTGCAAAGCACTTGGGCGAGTTCGCCGCGATCTGTGAAGCGAAGGGCGTCGGCTTTGTGGGCATCAGTTCCAACGATGTCTCCCGCTATCCCGCCGATAGCCCGGAGAAGATGCAGGCCATGGTAAAGACCTACGACTGGACCTTTCCGTACCTGTATGACGAAACCCAGTCGGTTGCACAGGCGTATCGAGCGGCATGCACGCCGGATTTCTATGTGTTTGATCATGAGCTGCGCCTTACCTATTGCGGCCAGTTCGATGACTCGCGGCCCAAGAATGGCAAACCCGTGACGGGTGACAGTCTCCGTGCTGCCGTGCAGGCCCTGCTGGATGGCTCACCCCCACTCGCCGAACAGCGCCCCAGCACCGGGTGCAATATCAAATGGAAGCCGGGCAACGAGCCCTCGTGGTACGCGAGCTAG
- a CDS encoding response regulator: MVDKPQPLPDTPASMEAVDPPTWFGMKLRFGIREKFALLAFVLVLAVAFALPTLLFERTRKVVEDHELMDLQDEAELRCWEIIDWVNQARLQIEHCAKDPRELATLKTCLAEFPARGASAERGEQEWWRYVLALEVRPNGEATQTFHRTPGLAAPEPNRALLAAARYANGPHIGPILSLVTPAGYDSVKGAANSGSSPDRWQRIPAVWIACRIPSVPETVITMLVSLDRGRSARHLTFVMSGEGDFLQHPFARPDGKEEQIFSDFDLYAESDAITRGEKWGRGPVEAEAQVQRSDRPRFQTLQSPLYFLEGRLAPALHEKLIAAHDANRVELLDWTERLRSNMESGGVPFGGASRSSPGIRLLSRSKDVLEHARREAEAEYRYRFGDLRSNPVKWEAVVRLEHGDVQLTRFYLRHPQHDGATPGGRDFPYYFAYSAFREELASSIAHELQTLRRAGVWLAAGAGVLAFLIVLYFIGPLTRITHSAQTVTRSGSEALQLQNQIEAVRKSLPVRKHDEVGDIARSLETLLRQVLNGHEQLRQLNADLDTRVQEQTAELREANEQLRGLASAKDAFLASVSHELRQPLNSIFGFLQFLELSEPTDEQKHDLAKLRSAATYLRRLIDDILDYQKIIMGGVELDPEEIDAAAFLTSLQESMVPQATEKKNKLELRGAERLGTIFNDRARLQQVLTNLVSNACKFTQNGTVTLSASRDTDATGKDWITLDVADSGRGMKPEEMQGLFVRFKKLSAREGNKTGTGLGLVISKGLCELMGGTISCQSEFGQGSTFTVRVPAAVPERAGGTPRRTLERPTSSAAPAPQAVSVSPQQTVLVIDDDASVRELMTRYLGGKGFRVITAEDAEKGMVLAREQHPTVITLDVVLPGAQTGWDVLSQLKDDPLTASIPVIIVTFLEESRHGFALGAADYVVKPIAWEDLLGSLQKVIRGSASTQPVLVVDDDPDVRELFRRTLAMDGISIIEAANGAEALTQLRQQKPSLILLDLMMPVMDGFEFIAEFNLHPQWRDIPVIVITAKHVTREDRERLASSVRTVLEKSGFTQEDLLSKVLHLVHLAASEEGKRV, translated from the coding sequence ATGGTTGACAAACCACAGCCTCTTCCAGACACTCCAGCTAGCATGGAGGCGGTCGATCCGCCGACGTGGTTTGGGATGAAACTTCGCTTCGGCATCCGGGAAAAGTTTGCGCTGCTGGCGTTTGTGCTCGTGCTGGCGGTGGCCTTCGCGCTCCCCACCTTGCTCTTTGAGCGCACGCGGAAGGTGGTGGAGGACCATGAACTCATGGACTTGCAGGACGAGGCCGAATTGCGCTGCTGGGAAATCATCGACTGGGTGAACCAGGCCCGCCTGCAGATCGAGCACTGTGCCAAGGATCCCCGTGAGCTGGCCACCCTGAAGACCTGCCTGGCCGAGTTTCCCGCCAGGGGGGCTTCCGCCGAACGCGGGGAGCAGGAGTGGTGGCGCTATGTACTGGCTTTGGAGGTCCGTCCCAATGGAGAGGCGACCCAGACCTTTCACCGCACCCCGGGACTTGCCGCACCGGAGCCCAATCGCGCGCTTCTTGCGGCCGCGCGCTACGCGAATGGCCCGCATATTGGCCCCATTCTCTCTCTGGTCACGCCCGCCGGGTATGACTCGGTGAAGGGCGCTGCCAACTCCGGGAGCTCACCGGATCGCTGGCAGCGGATTCCTGCCGTCTGGATTGCGTGCCGCATCCCCTCCGTGCCGGAAACGGTGATCACCATGCTGGTATCATTGGACCGCGGACGCTCGGCCCGGCACCTGACCTTTGTGATGAGTGGGGAAGGGGATTTTCTACAGCATCCCTTCGCGCGTCCGGATGGGAAGGAGGAGCAGATTTTCTCCGACTTCGATCTCTATGCAGAGTCCGACGCCATTACCCGGGGTGAGAAATGGGGGAGAGGGCCGGTGGAAGCGGAGGCACAGGTGCAGCGCAGTGACAGGCCCCGGTTCCAGACCCTGCAGAGCCCACTCTATTTTTTGGAGGGCCGACTGGCTCCCGCCCTGCATGAGAAGCTCATCGCCGCACACGATGCAAACCGCGTTGAGTTGCTCGATTGGACGGAGCGCCTTCGGTCGAACATGGAATCGGGTGGCGTGCCTTTTGGCGGCGCCTCCCGTAGCAGCCCGGGGATACGTCTGCTCTCGCGCAGCAAGGATGTGCTCGAGCACGCACGCCGTGAGGCAGAGGCGGAGTATCGCTATCGCTTTGGCGATTTGAGAAGCAATCCCGTGAAATGGGAGGCTGTGGTACGCCTGGAGCATGGAGACGTCCAGCTCACGCGCTTCTACCTCCGCCATCCCCAGCATGACGGCGCCACTCCGGGCGGGCGCGATTTCCCATATTACTTTGCATATTCAGCCTTCCGGGAGGAGCTCGCCTCCAGCATTGCGCATGAGTTGCAGACGCTGCGTCGTGCCGGGGTGTGGCTCGCGGCGGGTGCTGGCGTGCTGGCATTCCTCATCGTGCTGTACTTCATCGGCCCGCTCACTCGCATCACGCATTCGGCGCAGACCGTCACGCGTTCGGGCTCGGAAGCCCTGCAGTTGCAGAATCAAATCGAGGCCGTGCGCAAGTCCCTGCCGGTGCGGAAGCATGACGAGGTGGGGGACATCGCACGCAGCCTGGAGACTCTCCTGCGTCAGGTGCTCAATGGGCACGAGCAGCTCCGCCAGCTCAATGCAGACTTGGACACACGTGTGCAGGAGCAGACAGCGGAGCTTCGCGAAGCCAATGAGCAGCTTCGTGGACTCGCCTCCGCGAAGGATGCCTTCCTGGCAAGCGTGAGTCACGAGCTGCGCCAGCCGCTGAATTCCATTTTTGGCTTCCTCCAGTTCCTGGAGCTTTCGGAGCCCACGGACGAGCAAAAGCATGATCTCGCCAAACTCCGCTCCGCCGCCACGTATCTGCGGCGTCTCATCGATGACATCCTCGACTACCAGAAGATCATCATGGGTGGTGTGGAACTCGATCCGGAGGAGATCGATGCCGCGGCCTTCCTCACTTCTCTGCAGGAGTCGATGGTGCCGCAGGCGACCGAGAAGAAGAACAAGCTGGAACTACGCGGTGCGGAGAGACTGGGCACCATCTTCAACGATCGCGCCCGCCTGCAGCAGGTGCTGACAAACCTTGTCTCGAATGCGTGCAAGTTCACGCAAAACGGCACCGTCACCCTGAGCGCCAGTCGCGATACAGATGCCACTGGCAAAGACTGGATCACCCTTGATGTTGCAGACTCCGGTCGCGGCATGAAGCCCGAGGAGATGCAGGGACTCTTCGTGAGGTTCAAGAAGCTCTCCGCCCGCGAAGGGAACAAGACGGGTACGGGGTTGGGCCTCGTGATCTCGAAGGGGCTTTGTGAGCTCATGGGGGGCACCATCTCCTGTCAGAGTGAGTTCGGCCAGGGGTCGACTTTCACCGTGCGTGTGCCGGCTGCCGTGCCGGAGCGCGCTGGCGGTACGCCCAGGCGTACGCTGGAGCGCCCGACTTCGTCTGCAGCTCCCGCTCCACAGGCGGTTTCTGTATCACCCCAGCAGACGGTGCTCGTGATCGATGACGATGCCTCGGTGCGCGAACTCATGACGCGCTATCTCGGTGGCAAAGGATTCCGAGTCATCACGGCAGAGGACGCGGAGAAAGGAATGGTCCTCGCGCGTGAACAGCATCCCACGGTGATCACTTTGGATGTAGTGCTGCCTGGCGCGCAGACTGGCTGGGATGTCCTCTCCCAACTCAAGGATGATCCGCTTACGGCCTCCATCCCCGTCATCATTGTCACCTTCCTGGAGGAATCACGCCACGGTTTCGCCCTCGGAGCCGCAGACTACGTGGTGAAGCCCATCGCGTGGGAGGATTTGCTTGGCTCCTTGCAAAAGGTCATCCGTGGCAGCGCCTCGACGCAACCGGTACTGGTGGTGGATGACGACCCGGATGTGCGTGAACTCTTCCGCCGCACGCTCGCCATGGATGGCATCTCCATCATCGAGGCCGCGAACGGTGCGGAGGCGCTCACCCAGCTCCGCCAGCAGAAGCCCTCACTCATCCTGCTGGACCTCATGATGCCCGTCATGGATGGCTTCGAGTTCATCGCCGAGTTCAACCTGCATCCCCAATGGCGCGACATCCCGGTGATCGTCATCACCGCGAAGCACGTCACACGTGAAGATCGCGAGCGCCTCGCCAGCTCCGTCCGCACCGTGTTGGAAAAGAGCGGCTTCACCCAGGAGGATTTGCTCAGCAAGGTCCTCCATCTGGTGCATCTGGCAGCTTCGGAGGAGGGGAAGCGGGTGTGA
- a CDS encoding response regulator transcription factor, producing MAPSSASVLTEETLDPDPPAAFIVRLLIIEDSERLRTTAARALTRLGHAVDEAGSAEEGDQLVRDHTYDAIVLDRMLPGEDGLTLLGRWRSAGRDTPVLLLTALHAVEERVRGLAMGADDYLTKPFALAELAARLEVLARRSHGKADSKVRIGPLEINFAAKTVSRDGSAVELTAREYSLLECLARRPGQILSREQIEAHLYNEIDSPVSNAVDAAVYGLRRKLSPRGTAPLIHTRRGLGYVLQQEKDA from the coding sequence ATGGCACCGTCGTCAGCCAGCGTGCTGACTGAGGAAACCCTCGACCCTGATCCACCTGCGGCATTCATCGTGAGACTGCTCATCATCGAAGACTCCGAACGACTCCGCACCACCGCGGCCCGGGCGCTCACGCGCCTGGGCCATGCTGTTGATGAAGCCGGGAGCGCGGAGGAAGGCGACCAGCTCGTGCGCGATCACACCTATGATGCCATTGTGCTGGACCGCATGTTGCCTGGTGAAGACGGTCTCACGCTTCTCGGTCGCTGGCGCAGTGCCGGCCGGGACACACCTGTCCTGCTGCTCACCGCGCTGCATGCCGTGGAGGAGCGTGTGCGTGGTCTGGCCATGGGCGCTGACGATTACCTCACCAAACCTTTTGCCCTGGCGGAGCTTGCCGCAAGATTGGAGGTGCTGGCAAGGCGCAGCCATGGCAAGGCCGACTCCAAAGTGCGCATTGGCCCACTCGAAATCAACTTCGCGGCCAAGACCGTAAGCCGTGACGGCTCAGCCGTGGAACTGACCGCGCGTGAATACTCCCTGCTGGAATGTCTTGCACGCCGGCCGGGACAAATCCTGAGCCGTGAACAGATTGAAGCGCATCTCTACAATGAGATCGACAGTCCTGTAAGCAATGCCGTGGACGCTGCCGTATACGGATTGCGCCGGAAACTCAGCCCTCGCGGCACGGCTCCGCTCATCCACACCCGGCGAGGTCTGGGTTATGTGTTGCAACAGGAGAAGGATGCCTGA
- a CDS encoding response regulator — translation MPNILLADDDDDMVEICSRLLPRRGHTVKVAQNAADAVASAEALKPDLILMDMRMPVSATGDVSDRAGLDAVLAIKAKPELAAIPIIALTGHMMTMFRAAILDAGCVDMLAKPIENFAHLTEAIELALKKSNSQ, via the coding sequence ATGCCCAACATCCTCCTAGCAGACGACGACGATGACATGGTGGAGATCTGCTCCCGCCTTCTCCCGCGACGTGGTCATACCGTGAAGGTCGCGCAGAATGCGGCGGATGCCGTGGCGTCTGCTGAGGCACTGAAGCCGGATTTGATCCTCATGGACATGCGCATGCCCGTGAGCGCCACGGGAGATGTGAGTGACCGCGCCGGGCTGGATGCCGTGCTCGCGATCAAGGCCAAGCCGGAGCTTGCAGCCATTCCCATCATCGCGCTCACGGGACACATGATGACCATGTTCCGCGCGGCGATTCTCGATGCGGGCTGTGTCGACATGCTGGCGAAGCCGATTGAGAATTTCGCGCATCTGACTGAGGCCATCGAACTCGCACTCAAGAAATCCAATTCCCAGTGA
- a CDS encoding GNAT family N-acetyltransferase, with product MRKEAGRISPAPFEVSMCVVEPAHPASAIRPACISDFPRIAEIYEQSPLDDIAQADSSVVDWSTWTSWWEIHSPSQHPLWVCEEGGKVVGWISLSPHHYRKEFRRTAQVGLYVAPDAQRRGNGTRLVQQLMDSCPMLGIRTVLAFISRHNEASLKIFHRAGWEPWGHFTGAGRSHASQFDIVLLGKIFEQHDD from the coding sequence ATGAGGAAGGAGGCCGGCAGAATTTCACCTGCACCTTTTGAAGTTTCCATGTGTGTCGTAGAGCCAGCTCATCCGGCATCTGCGATCAGGCCAGCCTGTATCTCGGACTTTCCCCGCATCGCCGAGATCTATGAACAATCTCCCCTCGATGATATTGCTCAGGCCGACTCCTCAGTCGTAGATTGGTCTACGTGGACGTCCTGGTGGGAAATACACAGTCCCAGCCAGCACCCGCTGTGGGTTTGTGAAGAAGGCGGGAAGGTTGTCGGATGGATCAGTCTGTCCCCGCACCACTATCGAAAGGAATTTCGCAGGACCGCGCAGGTCGGCCTCTACGTGGCTCCTGACGCGCAACGCCGTGGGAATGGCACGAGACTGGTCCAGCAATTGATGGACTCCTGTCCGATGCTGGGCATTCGAACGGTGCTGGCTTTCATCTCCAGGCACAATGAAGCCAGTCTAAAAATCTTCCACCGCGCTGGGTGGGAGCCCTGGGGACACTTCACCGGGGCTGGTCGAAGTCACGCAAGCCAATTCGACATCGTTCTTCTGGGAAAAATCTTCGAGCAGCATGACGACTGA
- a CDS encoding sensor histidine kinase yields MATSIRGRLTWMLCLLAAGLLPLAGFVVYYTVRSVLLSQIDDTLAARAQAIIVATEVDRDRLEMDDDLVAFAGFGQGNPRDFFAMYHADGARLLRSSSLPLGSLDFIKQEILEASTQPGYLFGTLRDGRAVRVRVQGFVPAGSVDGGSYHDLRLVTGTEARGLYDTLRTLALVLTGTGLAFFLATIAVLRGSLHHGLLPLEQLAQRIRAIRPGTQDSIHLPHALPDELSPVVEKLNELLKRVDESLARERRFSSHAAHELRTPLAELRASAELAATWSEEATPERLKEMQQSVAELEQLVEKLGTLAKADANAQAVQEPVDIEATIRTAVERYRENADARKITVNTQVQPGAFRTDATLWSTILTNLIGNAIDHSPPGSTVTIRATPARLAVSNPAPHLQVDDVPHLFERFWKKHNSMAARKQHSGLGLSIVESCATAMGANCHASLGNTDGADKTLTIEIEFSEKQDSANAQ; encoded by the coding sequence ATGGCCACCTCGATACGCGGGAGACTCACCTGGATGCTGTGCCTGCTGGCGGCGGGCCTCCTCCCGCTGGCAGGCTTCGTGGTGTACTACACCGTGAGAAGTGTACTGCTGTCCCAGATAGACGACACACTCGCGGCTCGCGCCCAGGCCATCATCGTGGCCACGGAGGTCGACCGTGACCGGCTGGAAATGGATGATGACCTCGTGGCCTTCGCGGGATTCGGCCAGGGCAATCCGCGCGACTTCTTTGCGATGTACCATGCAGATGGTGCGCGTCTCTTGCGCTCCTCCTCCCTGCCTCTCGGTTCACTGGATTTCATCAAACAGGAGATCCTGGAGGCCTCCACGCAACCGGGCTATCTCTTTGGGACGCTGCGTGACGGTCGAGCCGTGCGTGTACGAGTACAGGGCTTCGTCCCTGCCGGCTCGGTGGATGGTGGCAGCTACCACGACCTGAGACTGGTCACAGGCACAGAGGCACGGGGCCTGTACGATACGCTGCGCACGCTCGCGCTCGTGCTGACAGGGACGGGATTGGCGTTCTTTCTTGCCACGATTGCAGTCCTGCGTGGGTCACTGCACCACGGCCTGCTCCCTCTGGAGCAGCTGGCTCAACGCATCCGCGCCATCCGCCCCGGCACACAGGACTCGATTCACCTGCCCCACGCTCTGCCGGACGAGTTGTCGCCAGTGGTGGAAAAGCTCAATGAGCTGCTGAAACGTGTGGATGAATCGCTGGCTCGCGAGCGACGATTCAGCAGCCACGCGGCCCATGAATTGCGCACTCCGCTGGCAGAGCTGCGCGCCTCCGCAGAGCTGGCAGCCACCTGGTCGGAGGAAGCCACTCCTGAGCGGTTGAAGGAGATGCAGCAAAGCGTGGCTGAACTCGAACAATTGGTGGAGAAACTCGGCACTCTCGCCAAAGCCGATGCCAACGCGCAAGCCGTACAAGAGCCGGTGGATATCGAAGCGACCATCCGTACAGCAGTGGAACGCTATCGGGAGAACGCGGACGCACGCAAAATCACCGTGAATACGCAGGTACAGCCGGGCGCCTTCCGCACAGATGCCACCCTCTGGTCCACTATTCTGACCAACCTGATAGGAAACGCGATCGACCATTCACCTCCAGGATCAACGGTGACCATCAGAGCGACCCCCGCACGACTCGCGGTAAGCAACCCGGCGCCTCACCTGCAAGTCGATGACGTACCGCATTTATTCGAGAGATTCTGGAAGAAGCACAACAGCATGGCAGCCAGGAAACAGCATTCAGGACTGGGCCTTTCCATCGTGGAATCCTGTGCCACCGCCATGGGTGCCAATTGTCATGCCTCGCTTGGCAACACCGATGGAGCCGACAAGACACTGACCATCGAAATAGAGTTCAGCGAAAAGCAGGACTCTGCCAACGCGCAGTGA